One window of Streptomyces sp. SUK 48 genomic DNA carries:
- a CDS encoding iron-sulfur cluster assembly accessory protein, protein MSVSDETTTVSDGIILTDAAAAKVKALLDQEGRDDLALRVAVQPGGCSGLRYQLFFDERALDGDVEKDFGGVKVVTDRMSAPYLGGATVDFVDTIEKQGFTIDNPNATGSCACGDSFS, encoded by the coding sequence ATGTCCGTATCGGACGAGACCACAACCGTCAGCGACGGCATCATCCTGACCGACGCCGCCGCGGCCAAGGTCAAGGCCCTGCTCGACCAGGAAGGCCGTGACGACCTCGCGCTGCGCGTCGCCGTTCAGCCCGGCGGCTGCTCGGGCCTGCGGTACCAGCTGTTCTTCGACGAGCGTGCCCTCGACGGCGACGTGGAGAAGGACTTCGGCGGGGTCAAGGTCGTCACCGACCGCATGAGCGCCCCCTACCTGGGCGGCGCCACCGTCGACTTCGTGGACACGATCGAGAAGCAGGGCTTCACGATCGACAACCCGAACGCGACCGGCTCCTGCGCCTGCGGTGACTCCTTCAGCTGA
- a CDS encoding DUF4331 family protein → MSNHFTGLSLGPPLGDQRLDLCDLYAFAAPADPSRTVLILNANPNADALHPDAVYRLNIDNDGDYLTDVAFSWVFGPPAADGSQTYSVFMATGAEARRSEAVGTKLVADAAVSFGPGANVVTFGEYQVAAGSRSDAFFFDFDGIKNLFDTSGKRNFTAPHLGGESPWTGVDSNASANVFSMAVELPTAELAAQSDLHIWGRCSVLREGELVHADRAGHPSISSFFNTDDTKEEYNASEPANDRARWTDQFVHLLGHTGGYSREEAIAALDEHGILPDVLHFDPSRPAVYPNGRTFTEDVIDIRVAFLTKNEAPPTGLSPHTDTLDRFPYLGDPHPAS, encoded by the coding sequence ATGTCCAACCACTTCACCGGCCTCAGTCTTGGACCACCACTCGGCGACCAGCGCCTGGATCTGTGCGACCTGTACGCCTTCGCGGCACCCGCCGATCCGAGCAGGACCGTGCTCATCCTGAACGCCAACCCGAACGCGGACGCCCTGCATCCCGACGCCGTGTACCGCCTGAACATCGACAACGACGGCGACTATCTGACCGACGTCGCCTTCAGCTGGGTGTTCGGCCCGCCGGCGGCGGACGGCTCGCAGACCTACAGCGTCTTCATGGCGACCGGCGCGGAGGCCCGGCGGTCCGAGGCGGTCGGCACGAAGCTCGTCGCGGATGCCGCGGTCTCCTTCGGCCCGGGGGCCAATGTGGTCACCTTCGGCGAGTACCAGGTGGCCGCGGGCAGCCGCAGCGATGCCTTCTTCTTCGACTTCGACGGGATCAAGAACCTGTTCGACACCAGCGGCAAACGGAATTTCACCGCGCCGCACCTGGGCGGCGAGTCCCCCTGGACGGGGGTCGATTCCAACGCCTCGGCCAATGTCTTCTCCATGGCCGTCGAACTGCCGACGGCGGAACTCGCCGCCCAGTCCGACCTGCACATCTGGGGCCGGTGCAGCGTCCTGCGCGAGGGCGAACTCGTCCACGCGGACCGGGCAGGACACCCGTCGATCAGCAGCTTCTTCAACACCGACGACACGAAGGAGGAGTACAACGCGAGCGAGCCGGCGAACGACCGGGCCAGATGGACGGACCAGTTCGTCCATCTGCTGGGCCACACCGGCGGCTACTCGCGCGAGGAGGCGATCGCCGCGCTCGACGAGCACGGCATCCTGCCGGACGTACTGCACTTCGACCCGTCCAGGCCCGCGGTGTACCCGAACGGCCGGACGTTCACGGAGGACGTCATCGACATCCGCGTCGCGTTCCTCACCAAGAACGAGGCGCCGCCCACCGGTCTGTCGCCGCACACCGACACCCTGGACCGGTTCCCCTACCTCGGCGACCCGCACCCGGCTTCCTGA
- a CDS encoding carbohydrate kinase family protein produces MRIAVTGSIATDHLMTFPGRFADQLVADQLHTVSLSFLVDNLDVRRGGVAANIAFGMGQLGTRPILAGAAGFDFDEYRAWLDRHGVDTESVRISDTLHTARFVCTTDADHNQIGSFYTGAMSEARLIELKTVADRVGGLDLVLIGADDPEAMLRHTEECRSRSIPFAADFSQQIARMEGEEIRILLEGATYLFSNEYEKGLIQTKTGLTDEEILAKVGHRVTTLGSRGVRIERAGADPIEVGCAEEERKADPTGVGDAFRAGFLSGLAWGVSLERAAQVGCMLATLVIETVGTQEYQLRRGHFMERFVKAYGDEAGEEVRQYLR; encoded by the coding sequence GTGCGCATCGCAGTCACCGGCTCCATCGCCACCGACCACCTCATGACCTTCCCCGGCCGGTTCGCCGACCAGCTCGTCGCGGACCAGCTGCACACGGTTTCGCTCTCCTTCCTCGTCGACAACCTCGACGTGCGCCGCGGCGGTGTCGCCGCGAACATCGCGTTCGGCATGGGCCAGCTCGGCACCCGGCCGATCCTGGCCGGCGCGGCAGGCTTCGACTTCGACGAGTACCGGGCGTGGCTCGACCGGCACGGCGTCGACACCGAGTCGGTCCGCATCTCCGACACCCTGCACACCGCGCGCTTCGTATGCACCACCGACGCCGACCACAACCAGATCGGCTCCTTCTACACGGGCGCGATGAGCGAGGCCCGGCTGATCGAGCTCAAGACGGTCGCCGACCGGGTGGGCGGCCTCGACCTGGTGCTGATCGGCGCCGACGACCCCGAGGCGATGCTCCGCCACACGGAGGAGTGCCGGTCCCGCTCGATCCCGTTCGCCGCCGACTTCTCGCAGCAGATCGCCCGCATGGAGGGCGAGGAGATCCGGATCCTGCTGGAGGGCGCCACCTACCTCTTCTCGAACGAGTACGAGAAGGGCCTCATCCAGACCAAGACCGGCCTCACCGACGAGGAGATCCTCGCCAAGGTCGGCCACCGGGTGACCACGCTCGGCTCGCGCGGTGTGCGCATCGAGCGGGCCGGCGCGGACCCGATCGAGGTCGGCTGCGCGGAGGAGGAGCGCAAGGCCGACCCCACGGGTGTCGGCGACGCCTTCCGCGCGGGCTTCCTGTCCGGCCTGGCCTGGGGCGTCTCGCTGGAGCGGGCGGCGCAGGTGGGCTGCATGCTCGCGACGCTGGTCATCGAGACCGTGGGCACGCAGGAGTACCAGCTGCGCCGCGGCCACTTCATGGAGCGGTTCGTGAAGGCGTACGGCGACGAGGCGGGCGAGGAGGTCCGTCAGTACCTGCGCTGA
- a CDS encoding cysteine desulfurase/sulfurtransferase TusA family protein translates to MAYFDAASAAPLHPVARQALLASLDDGWADPARLYREGRKARMLLDAAREAAAEAVGCRADELVFTPSGTRAVHTGVAGALAGRRRVGRHLIVSAVEHSSVLHSAEVCEAEGGSVTRVPVHRTGAVSPSGYAAALRGDTALAVLQSANHEVGTAQPVAEVAEVCQAAGVPLLVDAAQSLGWGPVEGGWSLLAASAHKWGGPSGVGLLVVRKGVRFAAQGPADERESGRAPGFENIPAVVAAVASLRAVRAEAAQEAVRLRELTERIRARVPLLVPEVEVVGDPERRLPGIVTFSCLYVDGETLLHELDREGFAVSSGSSCTSGTLTPSHVLKAMGVLSEGNVRVSLPPGTAREDVERFLAVLPGVVAGVRDKLGAPAAAAGPATGPAVLVVDALGKRCPVPVIELAKVFPGVPVGGTVRVLSDDEAARLDIPAWCEMRGQEYVGEEPADGGTAYLVRRLG, encoded by the coding sequence GTGGCCTACTTCGACGCGGCTTCCGCCGCCCCTCTCCATCCCGTCGCCCGTCAGGCGCTGTTGGCTTCCCTGGACGACGGCTGGGCCGATCCCGCGCGGCTGTACCGGGAGGGGCGCAAGGCACGGATGCTGCTGGACGCGGCGCGGGAGGCGGCGGCCGAGGCGGTGGGGTGCCGGGCGGACGAGCTGGTCTTCACCCCGTCGGGGACGCGGGCCGTACATACGGGTGTCGCGGGGGCGTTGGCCGGAAGGCGGCGGGTGGGACGCCACCTGATCGTGTCAGCGGTCGAACACTCTTCTGTCCTCCATTCGGCGGAGGTGTGCGAGGCGGAGGGCGGCTCGGTGACCCGGGTGCCGGTGCACCGGACGGGCGCCGTGTCCCCCTCGGGCTACGCGGCCGCGCTGCGCGGCGACACCGCCCTCGCCGTGCTCCAGTCGGCCAACCACGAGGTGGGCACCGCCCAGCCGGTGGCCGAGGTCGCCGAGGTCTGCCAGGCGGCCGGGGTGCCGCTGCTGGTGGACGCCGCGCAGTCGCTGGGCTGGGGGCCCGTCGAGGGCGGCTGGTCGCTGCTCGCGGCCAGCGCGCACAAGTGGGGCGGCCCTTCGGGGGTCGGGCTGCTCGTGGTGCGCAAGGGCGTGCGGTTCGCCGCCCAGGGTCCGGCGGACGAACGGGAGTCGGGGCGCGCGCCGGGGTTCGAGAACATCCCGGCCGTCGTGGCGGCGGTCGCGTCGCTGCGCGCGGTACGGGCCGAGGCGGCCCAGGAGGCGGTACGGCTGCGGGAGCTGACGGAGCGCATCCGGGCCCGGGTGCCCCTGCTGGTGCCCGAGGTGGAGGTGGTGGGCGACCCGGAGCGGCGGCTGCCGGGGATCGTCACCTTCTCGTGTCTCTATGTCGACGGGGAGACACTGCTGCACGAGCTGGACCGCGAGGGCTTCGCCGTCTCCTCCGGGTCCTCCTGCACCAGCGGCACCCTGACCCCGAGCCATGTCCTGAAGGCCATGGGCGTGCTCAGCGAGGGCAACGTCCGGGTGTCGCTGCCGCCGGGCACGGCCCGGGAGGACGTGGAGCGCTTCCTGGCCGTGCTGCCGGGGGTCGTCGCCGGGGTACGGGACAAGCTGGGCGCCCCCGCGGCGGCCGCCGGCCCGGCGACCGGGCCGGCCGTCCTCGTCGTGGACGCCCTCGGCAAGCGCTGCCCCGTCCCGGTCATCGAGCTGGCCAAGGTGTTCCCCGGCGTCCCCGTGGGCGGCACCGTCCGCGTCCTGTCGGACGACGAGGCGGCCCGCCTGGACATCCCGGCGTGGTGCGAGATGCGGGGACAGGAGTACGTGGGCGAGGAACCGGCGGACGGCGGAACGGCGTACCTGGTCCGCCGGCTCGGCTGA
- the coxB gene encoding cytochrome c oxidase subunit II: protein MSPNGSDRSPRRPMRRKLLQALTAGLVLATATGCTYKDFPRLGMPTPTTEEAPRILSLWQGSWAAALAVGVLVWGLILWSAMFHRRSRTKVEVPPQTRYNMPIEALYTVVPIIIISVLFYFTARDETKLMSLDKKPDLTVNVVGFQWSWGFNYIENVPGVSGDAKTDTNLSAIPDRFKTAFPANAGGVYDVGTPGTRNPQTGNPGPTLWLPKGKTVRFVLTSRDVIHSFWVVPFLMKQDVIPGHTNAFQVTPNKEGTFLGKCAELCGVDHSRMLFNVKVVSPAAYEQHLKDLAKKGQTGYIPAGIAQTSHEKNRETNNL from the coding sequence GTGAGTCCCAACGGCTCCGACCGCTCGCCGCGGCGCCCGATGCGGCGGAAGCTGCTGCAGGCATTGACCGCGGGCCTGGTCCTGGCGACCGCAACCGGTTGCACATACAAGGACTTCCCCCGCCTTGGCATGCCCACCCCGACCACGGAAGAGGCTCCGCGGATCCTCTCCCTGTGGCAGGGCTCCTGGGCTGCCGCGCTCGCCGTCGGCGTGCTGGTGTGGGGCCTGATCCTGTGGAGCGCCATGTTCCACCGGCGCAGCCGCACCAAGGTCGAGGTACCTCCGCAGACCCGGTACAACATGCCGATCGAGGCCCTGTACACGGTGGTCCCGATCATCATCATCTCGGTGCTGTTCTACTTCACGGCCCGGGACGAGACGAAGCTCATGAGCCTCGACAAGAAGCCCGACCTCACGGTCAACGTGGTCGGCTTCCAGTGGAGCTGGGGCTTCAACTACATCGAGAACGTCCCCGGTGTCTCGGGTGACGCGAAGACGGACACCAACCTGTCCGCGATCCCCGACCGGTTCAAGACCGCCTTCCCGGCGAACGCCGGCGGCGTCTACGACGTCGGCACCCCGGGCACGCGCAACCCGCAGACCGGCAACCCTGGTCCGACGCTCTGGCTCCCCAAGGGCAAGACGGTCCGCTTCGTCCTGACCTCGCGTGACGTCATCCACTCCTTCTGGGTGGTGCCGTTCCTCATGAAGCAGGACGTCATCCCGGGCCACACCAACGCCTTCCAGGTGACCCCCAACAAGGAGGGCACCTTCCTCGGCAAGTGCGCCGAGCTCTGCGGCGTCGACCACTCCCGGATGCTGTTCAACGTGAAGGTCGTCTCCCCGGCGGCGTACGAGCAGCACCTCAAGGACCTCGCCAAGAAGGGGCAGACCGGTTACATTCCCGCCGGCATCGCGCAGACGAGCCACGAGAAGAACCGGGAGACGAACAACCTGTGA
- the ctaD gene encoding cytochrome c oxidase subunit I, whose translation MSILNEPQGAAAAEGSYVDELPVRRKQPGNSVVKWLTTTDHKTIGTMYLVTSFAFFLIGGVMALLMRAELARPGLQIMTNEQFNQAFTMHGTIMLLMFATPLFAGFANWIMPLQIGAPDVAFPRLNMFAYWLYLFGSMIAVGGFLTPEGAADFGWFAYSPLSDAVRSPGAGADMWIMGLAMSGFGTILGSVNFITTIICMRAPGMTMFRMPIFVWNVLLTGVLVLLAFPVLAAALFALEADRKFGAHVFDAANGGALLWQHLFWFFGHPEVYIIALPFFGIISEVIPVFSRKPMFGYMGLIAATISIAGLSVTVWAHHMYVTGGVLLPFFSFMTFLIAVPTGVKFFNWIGTMWKGSLSFETPMLWATGFLITFTFGGLTGVILAAPPMDFHVSDSYFVVAHFHYVVFGTVVFAMFSGFHFWWPKFTGKMLDERLGKITFWTLFIGFHTTFLVQHWLGAEGMPRRYADYLAADGFTALNTVSTIGSFVLGLSILPFLYNIWKTAKYGKPVGVDDPWGYGRSLEWATSCPPPRHNFTTLPRIRSESPAFDLHHPEIAALEQLEYAGHAPAVADSKEAGK comes from the coding sequence GTGAGCATCCTCAACGAACCCCAGGGTGCCGCGGCCGCTGAAGGCTCGTACGTGGACGAGCTGCCGGTTCGGCGCAAGCAGCCCGGCAATTCCGTGGTGAAGTGGCTGACGACCACCGACCACAAGACGATCGGGACGATGTACCTCGTCACGTCGTTCGCGTTCTTCCTGATCGGCGGCGTCATGGCGCTGCTCATGCGTGCCGAGCTGGCCCGTCCGGGCCTGCAGATCATGACGAACGAGCAGTTCAACCAGGCGTTCACGATGCACGGCACGATCATGCTGCTGATGTTCGCGACGCCGCTCTTCGCGGGCTTCGCGAACTGGATCATGCCGCTGCAGATCGGCGCGCCCGACGTGGCGTTCCCGCGGCTGAACATGTTCGCCTACTGGCTGTACCTGTTCGGCTCGATGATCGCGGTGGGTGGCTTCCTCACCCCCGAGGGCGCGGCCGACTTCGGCTGGTTCGCCTACTCCCCGCTGTCGGACGCGGTCCGCTCGCCGGGCGCCGGCGCCGACATGTGGATCATGGGTCTGGCCATGTCCGGCTTCGGCACCATCCTCGGCTCGGTCAACTTCATCACCACGATCATCTGCATGCGCGCTCCGGGCATGACGATGTTCCGCATGCCGATCTTCGTGTGGAACGTGCTGCTGACCGGTGTGCTGGTCCTGCTGGCCTTCCCGGTGCTGGCCGCCGCGCTGTTCGCCCTGGAGGCGGACCGTAAATTCGGTGCGCATGTCTTCGACGCGGCAAATGGCGGCGCGTTGCTGTGGCAACACCTCTTCTGGTTCTTCGGCCATCCAGAGGTGTACATCATCGCCCTGCCGTTCTTCGGCATCATCTCCGAGGTCATCCCGGTCTTCTCCCGTAAGCCGATGTTCGGCTACATGGGCCTGATCGCCGCGACGATCTCCATCGCGGGTCTGTCCGTGACGGTGTGGGCGCACCACATGTACGTCACCGGCGGTGTGCTGCTGCCGTTCTTCTCCTTCATGACCTTCCTGATCGCGGTACCGACCGGTGTGAAGTTCTTCAACTGGATCGGCACCATGTGGAAGGGCTCGCTGTCCTTCGAGACGCCGATGCTCTGGGCGACCGGCTTCCTGATCACCTTCACGTTCGGTGGTCTGACCGGTGTCATCCTGGCGGCGCCCCCGATGGACTTCCACGTCTCGGACTCGTACTTCGTGGTGGCCCACTTCCACTACGTGGTCTTCGGTACGGTCGTGTTCGCGATGTTCTCCGGCTTCCACTTCTGGTGGCCGAAGTTCACCGGCAAGATGCTGGACGAGCGCCTCGGCAAGATCACCTTCTGGACGCTGTTCATCGGCTTCCACACCACCTTCCTCGTCCAGCACTGGCTGGGCGCCGAGGGGATGCCGCGCCGGTACGCCGACTACCTGGCCGCCGACGGCTTCACCGCGCTGAACACGGTGTCCACCATCGGTTCGTTCGTGCTCGGCCTGTCGATCCTGCCGTTCCTCTACAACATCTGGAAGACGGCCAAGTACGGCAAGCCGGTCGGCGTGGACGACCCGTGGGGCTACGGCCGTTCGCTGGAGTGGGCGACCTCCTGCCCGCCGCCGCGGCACAACTTCACCACCCTGCCGCGGATCCGCAGTGAATCCCCGGCGTTCGACCTGCACCACCCCGAGATCGCCGCGCTCGAGCAGCTCGAGTACGCCGGTCACGCGCCTGCCGTCGCGGACAGCAAGGAGGCCGGCAAGTGA
- a CDS encoding cytochrome c oxidase subunit 4: MKIQGRMFIWLSFFILIMAVVYGVWSKEPAGTTALFLAFGLSIMIGFYLGFTARRVDAGAQDDKEADVADDAGELGFFSPHSWQPLMLGFGGAIAFLSIAVGWWLIYFSAPFIVIGLFGWVFEYYHGENRTQ; encoded by the coding sequence GTGAAGATCCAGGGCCGGATGTTCATCTGGCTGAGCTTCTTCATCCTGATCATGGCCGTCGTGTACGGCGTGTGGTCGAAGGAGCCGGCCGGTACCACGGCGCTCTTCCTGGCCTTCGGCCTGTCGATCATGATCGGCTTCTACCTGGGCTTCACCGCCCGCCGGGTGGACGCCGGTGCGCAGGACGACAAGGAGGCCGATGTCGCGGACGACGCGGGCGAGCTGGGCTTCTTCAGCCCGCACAGCTGGCAGCCGCTCATGCTGGGCTTCGGCGGTGCGATCGCCTTCCTCAGCATCGCGGTCGGCTGGTGGCTGATCTACTTCTCGGCGCCGTTCATCGTGATCGGTCTGTTCGGCTGGGTGTTCGAGTACTACCACGGTGAGAACCGCACCCAGTAA
- a CDS encoding Ig-like domain-containing protein, with amino-acid sequence MNHIPRTRTVVSCVVLVTALGAGITACGSDGDPLAATPYDAAGLISFNAPTEVGKRADPDKPLEVSVKDEGRITDVTAQDSTGRFVAGELTADGSRWHSTSPLAASAHYTVTVSTEDGDGAPGRKVLSFDTTQPTAKKQLGVAFGPKAGEYGVGQIITAQLSEEVKDPAQRAVVERGLRVDSVPAVPGSWYWVSGKELHYRPKDYWPAHAQILVHSNLDGVKIGDRLWGGRTAPVKLTTGDRVEALTDASTHEMTVFRNGAVINSIPVTTGKPGFETRNGVKVVLEKQYFVRMRGTTVGIAEGSRDNYDLPVYYATRVTWSGEYVHAAPWSVGSQGYANVSHGCTGMSTANAKWFFDTVHEGDVVRVVNSKGQPMEPFGNGFGDWNIAWKKWRTGSALTGTQTNGQSSADTVRLQPAAV; translated from the coding sequence ATGAACCACATTCCGCGGACCCGTACCGTCGTCAGCTGTGTCGTGCTGGTGACCGCCCTGGGCGCGGGCATCACCGCCTGCGGTTCGGACGGCGATCCCCTGGCCGCTACGCCGTATGACGCAGCGGGCCTGATCTCCTTCAACGCCCCCACCGAGGTGGGCAAGCGGGCCGACCCGGACAAGCCCCTGGAGGTCAGCGTCAAGGACGAGGGCCGCATCACCGACGTGACCGCCCAGGACTCCACAGGACGCTTTGTGGCGGGCGAACTCACCGCCGACGGCAGTCGCTGGCACAGCACCTCCCCGCTGGCCGCGAGCGCCCACTACACGGTCACGGTGAGCACCGAGGACGGGGACGGGGCACCCGGCCGCAAGGTCCTCAGCTTCGACACCACCCAGCCGACCGCCAAGAAGCAGCTGGGCGTCGCCTTCGGGCCGAAGGCGGGCGAGTACGGCGTCGGGCAGATCATCACCGCCCAGCTCAGCGAGGAGGTCAAGGACCCCGCGCAGCGGGCCGTGGTGGAGCGCGGTCTGCGGGTGGACTCCGTGCCCGCCGTGCCCGGCTCCTGGTACTGGGTGAGCGGCAAGGAGCTGCACTACCGGCCCAAGGACTACTGGCCCGCCCACGCCCAGATCCTGGTGCACAGCAACCTGGACGGCGTGAAGATCGGCGACCGGCTGTGGGGCGGCAGGACGGCCCCGGTGAAGCTCACCACGGGCGACCGCGTCGAGGCCCTCACGGACGCCTCCACGCACGAGATGACGGTGTTCAGGAACGGTGCCGTGATCAATTCCATCCCGGTCACCACCGGCAAGCCCGGCTTCGAGACCCGCAACGGCGTCAAGGTGGTCCTGGAGAAGCAGTACTTCGTACGCATGCGCGGTACCACCGTCGGCATCGCCGAGGGCAGCCGGGACAACTACGACCTGCCGGTGTACTACGCCACCCGCGTCACCTGGTCCGGTGAATATGTGCACGCGGCGCCCTGGTCGGTCGGCTCACAGGGCTACGCCAACGTCAGCCACGGCTGCACCGGCATGAGCACCGCCAACGCGAAGTGGTTCTTCGACACCGTCCACGAGGGTGACGTCGTCCGCGTCGTCAACTCCAAGGGACAGCCGATGGAGCCGTTCGGCAACGGCTTCGGCGACTGGAACATCGCCTGGAAGAAGTGGCGTACGGGCTCCGCGCTGACGGGCACCCAGACCAACGGCCAGTCCTCCGCGGACACCGTCCGCCTCCAGCCAGCGGCCGTGTGA
- a CDS encoding response regulator, with the protein MQPTATVLVYSDDSNTREQVRLATGRRPAPDVPYVEFLECATPAAVLRELDRGGIDVCVLDGEAVPMGGMGVCRQIKDEVFRCPPVLLLIGRPQDAWLATWSRADAAVTLPVDPVEFAASLAALLRQRRLVSA; encoded by the coding sequence ATGCAGCCGACCGCCACCGTGCTGGTCTACAGCGACGACTCCAACACCCGCGAGCAAGTACGGCTGGCCACCGGGCGGCGTCCCGCCCCGGATGTGCCGTACGTGGAGTTCCTGGAGTGCGCCACCCCCGCGGCCGTGCTGCGCGAACTGGACCGGGGGGGCATCGATGTGTGCGTGCTCGACGGCGAGGCCGTCCCGATGGGCGGCATGGGGGTGTGCCGGCAGATCAAGGACGAGGTGTTCCGCTGCCCGCCCGTGCTGCTGCTCATCGGCCGGCCCCAGGACGCCTGGCTGGCCACCTGGAGCCGTGCGGACGCCGCGGTGACCCTGCCGGTGGACCCGGTGGAGTTCGCCGCCTCGCTGGCCGCCCTGCTGCGTCAGCGGCGGCTCGTGAGCGCCTAG
- a CDS encoding heme-copper oxidase subunit III yields the protein MSVVATATTVETGHAHPSVNRPNLTSVGTIIWLSSELMFFAALFAMYFTLRSVTGPAHWKHMASSLNVPFSATNTTILVLSSLTCQLGVFAAERGDVKKLRGWFILTFIMGAIFIGGQIYEYTSLVKEDGLSLSSDPYGSVFYLTTGFHGLHVTGGLIAFLLVLGRTYMAKRFTHEQATAAIVVSYYWHFVDVVWIGLFATIYLIK from the coding sequence ATGTCGGTCGTGGCGACAGCAACGACAGTAGAAACCGGGCACGCGCACCCGTCGGTCAACCGGCCGAACCTCACCAGCGTCGGAACCATCATCTGGCTGAGTTCCGAGCTGATGTTCTTCGCGGCCCTCTTCGCGATGTACTTCACCCTCCGGTCGGTGACCGGACCGGCTCACTGGAAGCACATGGCTTCAAGCCTCAATGTGCCTTTCTCCGCGACGAACACCACGATCCTGGTGCTCTCGTCGCTCACCTGTCAGCTCGGCGTGTTCGCGGCCGAGCGGGGCGATGTGAAGAAGCTCCGTGGCTGGTTCATCCTCACCTTCATCATGGGTGCGATCTTCATCGGCGGTCAGATCTACGAGTACACGAGCCTGGTGAAGGAGGACGGCCTCTCGCTCTCCTCCGATCCGTACGGCTCGGTGTTCTACCTGACCACCGGCTTCCACGGCCTGCATGTGACGGGCGGTCTCATCGCCTTCCTGCTGGTCCTCGGCCGCACCTACATGGCCAAGAGGTTCACCCACGAGCAGGCGACGGCCGCCATCGTCGTGTCCTACTACTGGCACTTCGTGGATGTCGTCTGGATCGGCCTCTTCGCCACGATCTATTTGATCAAGTAG
- a CDS encoding c-type cytochrome, with translation MKKLSARRRHPLAAVVVLLLALAATGGLYTAFAPAGKAQADAGSQSLTIKEGKKLFEVGCASCHGTGGQGSSDGPSLVGVGAAAVDFQVGTGRMPAATSQGAQVPRKKTVYTQPQIDQLAAYIASLGAGPVVPTKQQYGPDGADIAKGGELFRTNCAQCHNFTGKGGALTKGKFAPTLEGVDPKHIYEAMQTGPQNMPSFPDTTLSSQNKKDIIAYLHAVDSSETTNPGGLELGGLGPVSEGLFAWIFGLGVLIAVAVWVAARTAKAKKS, from the coding sequence GTGAAAAAGCTCTCCGCACGACGACGCCATCCGCTGGCGGCGGTCGTCGTCCTACTCCTCGCGCTGGCGGCCACGGGGGGGCTGTACACCGCGTTCGCGCCCGCGGGCAAGGCGCAGGCCGACGCAGGCTCCCAGTCCTTGACCATCAAGGAGGGTAAGAAGCTCTTCGAGGTCGGCTGCGCCAGCTGCCACGGCACCGGTGGGCAGGGCTCCTCCGACGGTCCGAGCCTGGTCGGCGTGGGCGCCGCGGCCGTCGACTTCCAGGTCGGCACCGGCCGTATGCCGGCCGCGACCTCGCAGGGCGCCCAGGTCCCGCGCAAGAAGACCGTGTACACCCAGCCCCAGATCGACCAGCTCGCCGCGTACATCGCGTCGCTGGGCGCCGGTCCGGTGGTGCCGACCAAGCAGCAGTACGGTCCGGACGGCGCGGACATCGCCAAGGGTGGCGAACTGTTCCGCACCAACTGCGCGCAGTGCCACAACTTCACCGGCAAGGGCGGTGCCCTCACCAAGGGCAAGTTCGCCCCCACGTTGGAGGGCGTCGACCCGAAGCACATCTACGAGGCCATGCAGACCGGCCCGCAGAACATGCCGTCCTTCCCGGACACCACGCTGTCCTCGCAGAACAAGAAGGACATCATCGCGTACCTGCACGCGGTCGACAGCAGCGAGACGACGAACCCGGGCGGTCTGGAGCTGGGCGGCCTCGGGCCGGTCAGTGAGGGCCTGTTCGCCTGGATCTTCGGTCTCGGCGTGCTGATCGCCGTCGCCGTCTGGGTCGCCGCTCGGACCGCAAAGGCCAAGAAGTCATGA